A stretch of [Clostridium] innocuum DNA encodes these proteins:
- a CDS encoding elongation factor Ts: MITAALVKELREKTGAGMMDCKKALTECDGDIAKSIDWLREKGIAKAAKKNDRIAAEGLTRVGVEGNTGVIFEVNSETDFVAKNEQFLELLETVKNALISNKPADLDAALACTVNGETIADLVTTATATIGEKISLRRMAVVEKADDEVFASYMHMGGKISALAVLKGADEKVAKDMAMQIASMNPQYVSRDDMPVEVVEHERKVQTEIVKNDEKLASKPEKVLAGIIEGKVSKNLKDACLVEQEFFLNPDQKVGQYLKEHASTVASFIRYAVGEGIEKREDNFAEEVMSQAFGK; encoded by the coding sequence ATGATCACTGCTGCATTAGTAAAAGAATTACGTGAAAAAACAGGCGCAGGAATGATGGACTGCAAAAAGGCTCTGACAGAGTGTGATGGCGACATCGCAAAGTCTATCGACTGGCTGCGTGAAAAGGGTATTGCAAAGGCTGCCAAGAAGAACGACCGTATCGCTGCAGAAGGTCTGACACGCGTTGGTGTGGAAGGCAACACCGGAGTTATTTTCGAGGTAAACTCTGAAACGGACTTCGTTGCAAAGAACGAACAGTTCCTGGAGCTGCTGGAAACAGTTAAGAATGCACTGATTTCCAACAAGCCTGCGGATCTGGATGCTGCACTGGCTTGCACGGTGAACGGTGAAACCATTGCGGATCTGGTAACAACTGCGACAGCCACGATCGGAGAAAAAATCTCTCTGCGCCGTATGGCTGTAGTTGAAAAGGCGGACGATGAAGTATTTGCTTCCTACATGCACATGGGCGGAAAGATTTCTGCGCTGGCTGTATTAAAGGGTGCGGATGAAAAAGTCGCTAAGGATATGGCAATGCAGATTGCAAGTATGAATCCGCAGTATGTCTCTCGTGATGACATGCCGGTTGAGGTTGTTGAACACGAGCGTAAGGTACAGACTGAAATCGTGAAAAACGATGAGAAGCTGGCCAGCAAACCGGAAAAGGTTCTTGCCGGAATCATCGAAGGAAAGGTTTCCAAGAATCTGAAGGACGCTTGTCTGGTTGAACAGGAATTTTTCCTGAATCCTGACCAGAAGGTAGGACAGTATCTGAAGGAACATGCTTCTACTGTCGCAAGCTTTATTCGTTACGCAGTAGGTGAAGGAATCGAAAAACGTGAAGATAACTTTGCTGAAGAAGTAATGAGCCAGGCATTTGGTAAATAG
- a CDS encoding UMP kinase translates to MYKRVLLKLSGEALSSPGNSFDPKILASLAKELKQVHELGVDLAIVVGGGNFIRGKMAETMGIERVQADYMGMLATVINALAVQSALEQEGVPTRVQTAIEMQKVAEPFIVRRANRHLEKSRVVIFGAGTGNPYFSTDTTAALRASEIGADVILMAKNGVDGVYNADPKINPDAVKYDTLTYMDLIQEGLAVMDTTATSMCMDNDIDLVVFNMNEHGNILKAVQGDITGTVITKERK, encoded by the coding sequence ATGTACAAACGAGTATTGCTGAAATTAAGCGGAGAAGCATTGTCCTCTCCGGGGAATTCCTTTGATCCCAAAATTCTTGCTTCCCTGGCAAAGGAACTGAAACAGGTGCATGAGCTTGGTGTGGATCTGGCAATCGTTGTCGGCGGGGGAAATTTCATCCGCGGCAAGATGGCGGAAACCATGGGTATCGAACGTGTGCAGGCAGACTATATGGGGATGCTGGCAACTGTAATCAATGCACTGGCAGTACAGAGTGCGCTGGAGCAGGAAGGTGTTCCTACCCGTGTACAGACAGCGATTGAAATGCAGAAGGTTGCTGAACCGTTTATTGTGCGTCGTGCAAACCGTCATTTGGAAAAAAGCCGTGTTGTCATCTTTGGTGCCGGAACAGGAAATCCATATTTCTCAACGGATACCACAGCAGCTCTTCGTGCGAGCGAAATCGGAGCCGATGTGATTCTGATGGCAAAAAACGGCGTGGACGGTGTTTACAACGCGGATCCGAAGATCAATCCGGATGCAGTAAAATATGACACGCTTACGTATATGGACCTAATTCAGGAGGGGCTGGCTGTCATGGATACGACAGCTACCAGCATGTGCATGGACAATGACATCGATCTGGTGGTGTTCAATATGAATGAGCACGGCAATATCCTGAAGGCTGTACAGGGGGATATTACGGGAACCGTTATCACAAAGGAAAGGAAGTAA
- the frr gene encoding ribosome recycling factor, whose product MEILNHAEEKMKKAVAVLEEDLKTIRTGIAHASLLDHVQFEYYGSPTPINQVASVKVVEGRQLVIKPYDRGTLKDIERAIQTSDTGLVPQSDGEVIRLNVPALTEERRKELAKSAHKMGEEAKIAIRNIRRDANDAVKKDKELTEDLKKDAQEKIQKLTDKIGKSIDSAVDTKAKEIMKV is encoded by the coding sequence ATGGAAATCTTAAATCATGCGGAAGAAAAAATGAAGAAGGCTGTAGCCGTACTGGAGGAGGATCTGAAAACGATTCGTACCGGTATAGCACACGCATCTCTGCTTGACCATGTGCAGTTTGAATATTATGGAAGCCCGACACCGATCAATCAGGTGGCATCCGTTAAGGTTGTTGAGGGACGTCAGCTTGTCATCAAGCCGTATGACCGCGGCACGCTGAAGGACATTGAACGTGCGATTCAGACAAGCGATACCGGTCTTGTTCCACAGAGTGATGGAGAAGTTATTCGTCTTAATGTTCCAGCGCTGACAGAGGAGCGCCGTAAGGAGCTGGCAAAATCCGCTCATAAAATGGGAGAGGAAGCAAAAATCGCTATCCGTAATATCCGTCGTGATGCAAATGATGCAGTGAAGAAGGATAAAGAGCTGACAGAGGACCTGAAGAAGGATGCACAGGAGAAAATCCAGAAGCTGACGGATAAAATCGGAAAGTCCATTGATTCTGCTGTGGATACAAAAGCAAAGGAAATCATGAAGGTTTAA
- a CDS encoding isoprenyl transferase has protein sequence MDTRIIPQHIAIIMDGNGRWAKKRGLPRTAGHKQGAENIRKIAIACNTMGVKALTCYAFSTENWKRPQDEVDYLCKLPKLFFNRYLAELKKNNIKVTFLGEIERFPDETRRVITTAVEQTQENTGLILCLAVNYGSRREITLAAQRYAQDVQQGKVSPEIDEDAFGSYMMTADMPELDLMIRTSGELRISNFLLWQLAYAELIFTPVAWPDFSQEELNRAIDEFNHRNRRFGGL, from the coding sequence ATGGATACAAGAATCATACCGCAGCACATTGCCATCATCATGGATGGAAATGGACGCTGGGCTAAGAAACGAGGTCTGCCGAGAACTGCCGGACATAAGCAGGGCGCGGAAAATATAAGAAAAATCGCCATCGCATGCAATACGATGGGAGTGAAAGCACTGACCTGCTATGCGTTTTCCACGGAGAACTGGAAACGTCCGCAGGATGAGGTTGATTATCTGTGCAAGCTTCCGAAGCTTTTTTTTAACCGCTATCTTGCAGAGCTGAAAAAGAATAATATCAAGGTAACCTTTCTCGGGGAAATCGAACGCTTCCCGGATGAGACACGCCGTGTCATTACCACAGCCGTTGAGCAGACGCAGGAGAACACGGGGCTGATTCTCTGTCTGGCTGTCAATTACGGTTCCCGCCGTGAAATCACATTGGCCGCGCAGAGATATGCACAGGATGTACAGCAGGGGAAGGTGAGCCCGGAAATCGACGAGGATGCTTTTGGCAGCTATATGATGACAGCGGATATGCCGGAGCTGGATTTGATGATCCGCACGAGTGGAGAGCTGCGTATCAGCAATTTTCTGCTTTGGCAGCTGGCCTATGCGGAGCTTATATTCACACCGGTGGCCTGGCCGGATTTCTCACAGGAGGAGCTGAATAGAGCCATCGATGAATTTAATCACAGAAACCGCAGATTTGGAGGTCTGTAA
- a CDS encoding phosphatidate cytidylyltransferase produces MKTRIITALLIILCVVPPLVYGGWLIDLLIAFIIVAGGIELLNLKEQDAKWPLGIKTLAIVAVFVLVLSDERLHVALLGVSALIFLSIPVFTDRFHAKDGFLCIAYVTFFFAIARCFLHIYGTNRMYVWFIIIATYACDTAAYFCGRFLGKHKLNVRISPKKTWEGSIGGWLFGALLSFAFAWFMIDTMTPLQMMIASAILTVTGQIGDLAFSAIKRNFGIKDFSDLLPGHGGVLDRVDSLVFNFICFDLILVVLML; encoded by the coding sequence ATGAAGACCAGGATTATTACAGCGCTGCTGATCATCCTCTGCGTAGTCCCGCCACTGGTATACGGCGGCTGGCTGATTGATCTGCTGATTGCGTTTATTATTGTTGCAGGCGGCATTGAGCTGCTGAATCTAAAGGAACAGGATGCAAAATGGCCTCTGGGAATCAAGACACTTGCGATTGTGGCAGTCTTTGTACTGGTTTTAAGCGATGAACGGCTGCATGTTGCCTTGCTTGGTGTCTCAGCACTTATCTTTTTATCCATACCGGTATTCACAGATCGCTTTCATGCCAAGGATGGCTTCCTGTGTATTGCCTATGTGACGTTCTTCTTTGCAATCGCACGCTGCTTTCTGCATATTTACGGAACCAATCGCATGTATGTGTGGTTTATCATCATCGCCACCTATGCGTGTGATACCGCTGCGTATTTCTGCGGACGGTTTTTAGGGAAGCATAAGCTGAATGTACGTATTTCTCCAAAAAAGACATGGGAGGGCTCCATTGGCGGGTGGCTTTTCGGCGCTCTGTTATCCTTTGCCTTTGCCTGGTTTATGATCGATACGATGACGCCGCTTCAGATGATGATTGCTTCCGCAATTCTGACGGTGACCGGACAGATTGGTGATCTTGCGTTCAGCGCTATTAAGCGCAACTTCGGTATTAAGGATTTTTCCGATCTGCTGCCTGGACATGGCGGTGTGCTGGATCGGGTGGATTCTCTTGTCTTTAATTTTATTTGTTTTGATCTGATACTGGTGGTGTTGATGTTATGA
- a CDS encoding 1-deoxy-D-xylulose-5-phosphate reductoisomerase, with amino-acid sequence MKKIMLLGASGSIGTQTLDVVKHHSSEFEIIGLSVGYNMKKLAEILDALPKVRQVCVAQEADMEDMQKRYPSHSFCFGDAGLKQLAANPDYDVLVNAVVGFRGLVPTLTAIEHHKTVALANKESLVAGGPLVKRALKEHPVALYPIDSEHSAIFQCLQGNALKEVDKLIITASGGSFRDRSRAELADVTVKEALQHPNWDMGGRITIDSATMMNKGFEVIEAHYLFDIPYDAIDVVIHRESIIHSMVQYRDHAIMAQLGTADMRLPIQYALSYPSRLEMKNAEPFDFQRTFALHFTPASEERYPLLKLAFAVGRKEGNLGAVMNSADEEAVALFLDGKIGFLDIERYIIKAVEAAAYIAHPSLEEVIESDAWAREFVHRAWKGGMCTV; translated from the coding sequence ATGAAAAAAATAATGCTGCTTGGTGCCAGCGGAAGTATTGGCACCCAGACTCTGGATGTGGTAAAGCATCATAGTTCTGAATTTGAAATCATAGGATTAAGTGTCGGCTATAATATGAAAAAGCTGGCAGAGATATTGGATGCCCTGCCAAAGGTGCGTCAAGTCTGCGTGGCGCAGGAAGCGGATATGGAGGATATGCAGAAACGCTATCCCAGCCATTCCTTCTGCTTTGGCGATGCCGGACTGAAGCAGCTTGCCGCAAATCCGGATTACGATGTTCTGGTGAATGCGGTCGTCGGCTTTCGCGGACTTGTACCGACACTGACAGCCATTGAGCATCACAAGACGGTAGCCCTTGCCAACAAGGAGAGTCTGGTTGCCGGGGGACCGCTGGTAAAGCGTGCCCTAAAAGAGCATCCGGTTGCGCTGTATCCCATTGACTCCGAGCATTCCGCAATCTTCCAGTGCCTGCAGGGGAATGCGCTGAAAGAGGTCGATAAGCTGATTATTACGGCAAGCGGGGGAAGCTTTCGTGACCGCAGCCGTGCTGAACTTGCGGATGTCACCGTAAAGGAGGCCCTGCAGCATCCCAACTGGGACATGGGCGGACGCATTACCATTGATTCCGCTACCATGATGAACAAGGGCTTTGAGGTGATCGAAGCACATTATCTGTTTGATATTCCTTACGATGCAATCGATGTGGTGATCCATCGCGAGAGTATTATCCATTCCATGGTGCAGTATCGTGACCATGCGATCATGGCACAGCTGGGAACAGCAGACATGCGCCTGCCAATTCAGTATGCATTATCGTATCCCTCCCGTCTGGAAATGAAAAATGCCGAGCCGTTTGACTTTCAGCGGACCTTTGCACTTCATTTTACGCCTGCCAGCGAGGAGCGCTATCCTCTGCTGAAGCTGGCCTTTGCGGTTGGCAGAAAAGAAGGAAACCTGGGCGCAGTTATGAATAGTGCGGATGAGGAGGCCGTTGCGTTGTTCCTCGATGGGAAAATCGGTTTTCTGGATATCGAGCGCTATATTATAAAGGCAGTGGAAGCTGCTGCATACATCGCGCATCCTTCTCTGGAAGAGGTTATAGAGAGTGATGCCTGGGCACGGGAATTCGTGCACAGGGCGTGGAAAGGAGGAATGTGTACGGTATGA
- the rseP gene encoding RIP metalloprotease RseP, with translation MSNIVNIIYFILILSVIIIVHELGHLIAAKRFGVYCKEFSIGMGPVVYQKQIGETAWSIRALPIGGFVAMAGEEDDDEAEELDIPYERTLNGIKPWKQIVVMAAGAVMNVLLAWVLFIGITAYQGAVSVPGKALVASVQENSAAEKGGMKAGDEIIRVKNGNEVLEPKTFNDVVEFIQYYNGDTEFTVLRDGKQVTLHFTPTYVKDESKYILGVLQQNEIKEISLLESIPYGTEKMVDSVTTIFESLGKLVQGVGLKNLSGPVGIYQVTAQITQTGLLSTIALIGLLSVNVGIFNLLPIPILDGGRIFIVLIETLIGRKLNERIQSAIMMAGLLMIVGIMVLATWNDISRLF, from the coding sequence ATGAGCAATATAGTAAATATTATTTATTTTATTCTGATTCTGAGTGTTATCATTATCGTTCATGAGCTGGGACATCTGATTGCTGCCAAGCGTTTCGGTGTCTACTGCAAGGAATTTTCTATCGGTATGGGCCCTGTTGTTTATCAGAAGCAGATCGGTGAAACTGCATGGTCCATCCGTGCTCTTCCGATTGGCGGCTTTGTGGCGATGGCCGGAGAAGAGGATGATGATGAGGCAGAGGAACTGGATATTCCATATGAGCGCACATTAAACGGCATCAAGCCGTGGAAGCAGATCGTTGTTATGGCGGCAGGAGCTGTCATGAATGTCCTGCTGGCGTGGGTGCTGTTTATTGGCATTACCGCGTATCAGGGTGCTGTCAGTGTCCCGGGAAAGGCACTGGTTGCCTCAGTACAGGAGAATTCCGCAGCAGAGAAGGGTGGAATGAAGGCCGGGGATGAAATCATCCGTGTGAAGAACGGTAATGAGGTTCTGGAGCCGAAGACCTTCAACGATGTTGTAGAATTTATCCAGTATTATAATGGTGATACGGAATTTACCGTATTGCGGGATGGGAAGCAGGTAACGCTGCATTTCACACCAACGTATGTCAAGGATGAAAGTAAGTATATTCTCGGGGTTCTTCAGCAAAATGAAATCAAAGAGATTTCACTGCTGGAATCCATACCATACGGTACAGAAAAAATGGTAGATTCAGTAACGACTATTTTTGAATCCCTTGGAAAGCTGGTACAGGGTGTCGGCTTGAAAAATCTGAGCGGGCCTGTCGGTATCTATCAGGTAACGGCCCAGATCACGCAGACCGGTCTGCTGTCAACGATTGCACTGATTGGACTGCTTTCTGTCAACGTCGGCATTTTCAACCTGCTGCCGATACCGATTCTGGATGGTGGACGTATTTTTATCGTTTTGATTGAAACCCTCATCGGGCGTAAGCTGAACGAGCGTATACAAAGTGCCATCATGATGGCCGGTCTGCTGATGATTGTCGGTATTATGGTTCTGGCAACCTGGAATGATATATCGCGTCTGTTTTAA
- a CDS encoding transglutaminase: protein MKRYGIILLTSLILFGCSATQKAEEKEQKDPAVELKQTSIQNSKAINEDTCYKYQRSLLHENLQDDYDRLYGALLHHESSVLLDCSMPYVMKLFDAVTFDHPELFWSNYEYNYKESDDKESVTLYPSYAYDQEETANLQKQVDAVAAEILQKAEAKQTDYERVKLLYDWIIDRSDYVNKEENNQNMLSVFLDKKAVCAGYSKSFKYLLDQLHIPNAIILVQVIENPEEYHVINMVQMDKQWYYLDPTFGDIKIEKSYNNYRYAYFAMTSAEVENIYAPQQEIKQTAAYKDSFFYQRDAYLKGYDENQIIGIIASNINNPDPCLAIKCDSRQTYEQVKQLLRSQHIFDLFQSAGYNPQEFEYYSLDENYCFFLNYW from the coding sequence ATGAAACGCTATGGCATAATCTTGCTGACTTCCCTTATCTTGTTCGGCTGCAGTGCCACGCAGAAGGCGGAAGAGAAAGAGCAGAAGGATCCTGCTGTTGAATTGAAGCAGACATCCATTCAAAACAGCAAGGCAATCAATGAGGATACCTGCTACAAATACCAGCGCTCCCTGCTGCATGAAAATCTGCAGGATGATTATGACCGGCTCTACGGTGCTCTGCTGCATCATGAATCCTCTGTACTGCTGGATTGCAGTATGCCCTATGTCATGAAGCTCTTTGATGCCGTTACCTTCGATCATCCCGAGCTGTTCTGGTCGAACTACGAATACAATTACAAAGAATCCGATGATAAGGAAAGTGTGACACTGTATCCCTCCTATGCATACGATCAGGAGGAAACAGCAAACCTGCAAAAGCAGGTGGATGCCGTCGCTGCCGAGATATTACAGAAAGCGGAAGCAAAGCAGACTGATTACGAAAGAGTGAAGCTTCTGTATGACTGGATCATTGATCGCAGTGATTATGTAAACAAGGAAGAAAACAATCAGAATATGCTCAGTGTATTTCTGGATAAAAAGGCAGTCTGTGCCGGGTATTCCAAAAGCTTCAAATATCTGCTGGATCAGCTGCATATCCCCAATGCGATTATTTTGGTACAGGTCATTGAAAACCCGGAGGAATATCATGTCATCAATATGGTGCAGATGGATAAGCAGTGGTATTATCTGGACCCCACCTTTGGTGATATCAAGATTGAGAAAAGCTATAACAATTACCGCTACGCCTATTTTGCAATGACCAGTGCGGAGGTAGAAAACATCTATGCCCCACAGCAGGAAATCAAGCAGACAGCTGCATATAAGGACAGCTTCTTTTATCAAAGAGACGCGTATCTGAAGGGCTATGATGAAAATCAGATCATCGGGATCATTGCCTCCAACATCAACAATCCCGATCCCTGTCTGGCCATCAAGTGTGACAGCAGGCAGACATATGAGCAGGTCAAGCAGCTGCTGCGCTCCCAGCATATCTTTGACCTCTTCCAGAGCGCAGGCTACAATCCGCAGGAATTTGAGTATTACAGTCTGGATGAGAATTACTGCTTCTTTCTGAATTACTGGTAA
- the rpsT gene encoding 30S ribosomal protein S20 has protein sequence MPQIQSQKKRVKTNNKRNLAVSAQKSALRTSIKKVLAAVDAKDAAAAAAAYNEASSKLDKAVAKGIHHKNYATRQKSRLAKAINAIAA, from the coding sequence ATGCCACAGATCCAATCACAGAAAAAACGTGTAAAAACCAACAACAAAAGAAACTTGGCTGTAAGTGCTCAGAAATCTGCATTGAGAACTTCCATCAAAAAAGTTCTGGCTGCTGTTGACGCAAAAGACGCAGCTGCCGCAGCTGCTGCTTACAACGAAGCAAGTTCTAAATTAGATAAAGCTGTTGCGAAGGGTATTCACCACAAAAACTACGCAACAAGACAGAAATCACGTTTGGCTAAAGCAATCAACGCTATTGCTGCATAA
- a CDS encoding GPR endopeptidase, which translates to MAEPYQIRSDFADEIISADIQSKTYEHIEKKNDYIRSNYIKVLCDENELGKHKGDYVSIECRDLDDHVVRENMIDAIQENLQHMSDNMHVTLKKILVVGLGNRFITSDALGPQAANEILVTAHLYEHEDPAYLKGTRNVAVLQPGVMGQTGLESLSIVQSVAQSYQPDLVIAIDALATRNIARINRVVQINNTGIQPGSGVGNHRMSLCEKSLHIPVIAIGVATVTSIGAILHETLEVSGEEKQHILQKIQDSNYLNLVVTPKSMDDELKHLVYIVSESLNRFLHPNYEQL; encoded by the coding sequence ATGGCAGAACCATATCAGATACGTAGTGATTTTGCGGATGAAATCATATCCGCAGATATCCAGTCAAAAACCTATGAGCATATCGAAAAAAAGAATGATTACATTCGCAGCAATTATATTAAGGTCCTTTGTGATGAAAATGAGCTGGGCAAGCATAAGGGGGATTATGTTTCCATTGAATGTCGTGATCTGGATGATCATGTCGTCCGGGAAAATATGATTGATGCAATTCAGGAGAATCTGCAGCATATGAGTGATAACATGCATGTGACGCTGAAAAAAATTCTTGTGGTTGGATTGGGAAACCGCTTCATTACCTCGGATGCACTGGGGCCGCAGGCGGCAAATGAAATCCTGGTGACCGCCCATCTGTATGAGCATGAAGACCCTGCCTATTTAAAGGGAACACGCAATGTTGCGGTGCTGCAGCCGGGTGTTATGGGACAGACCGGTCTGGAGTCGCTGTCTATTGTCCAAAGCGTTGCGCAAAGCTATCAGCCGGATCTGGTCATTGCCATAGATGCACTGGCTACCCGTAATATCGCAAGGATCAACCGCGTCGTTCAAATCAACAATACCGGTATTCAGCCGGGAAGCGGCGTTGGAAATCACCGGATGTCACTCTGTGAGAAAAGTCTGCATATTCCCGTTATCGCCATCGGTGTGGCCACGGTTACCAGCATCGGTGCCATCCTGCATGAAACCCTCGAGGTCAGCGGAGAGGAAAAGCAGCATATTCTGCAGAAGATACAGGACAGCAATTATCTGAATCTTGTCGTAACGCCTAAATCCATGGATGATGAATTGAAGCATCTGGTCTATATCGTTTCCGAAAGTCTGAATCGCTTCCTGCATCCCAACTATGAACAGCTGTAA
- a CDS encoding stage II sporulation protein P, which produces MKSTCKLLVKVFVLIAFLYLTPFASGLKHCFRNADDLLNNFVYKQKTINSSLSLKDSLNVLSYNSNLTIPKEDISEVETTQDNPSVVPKTTDEQKDTSQSKDDGKNNKAENSDKKTEEKSEDKKVKSTGKRVYIYDTHQDESYKGGKTVLDAAAILAQKLEDRGIKVVLETNDFIRYRDTHGLTYNESYVVSYKYLNEALVNYGGFDMCLDLHRDSIPREASYINIDGKNYAKGMFVVGGLGKNAKTATKLSTTLTDTINAKKNGIMKGVMTREAYYNQEVAKNIVLMELGGDVNTFEEVSNSLDVIADGIHDVLTKE; this is translated from the coding sequence ATGAAATCTACATGTAAGCTTCTCGTTAAAGTATTCGTACTGATTGCCTTTCTCTATCTGACACCCTTTGCCAGCGGTTTGAAGCACTGCTTCCGCAATGCAGATGATCTTTTGAATAATTTTGTTTATAAGCAGAAGACGATCAACAGCTCCCTTTCACTGAAGGATTCCTTAAATGTATTGTCCTACAATTCCAATCTGACGATTCCCAAGGAGGACATCAGTGAGGTGGAAACGACACAGGATAATCCGAGTGTTGTGCCGAAGACGACAGACGAGCAAAAGGATACCTCGCAAAGCAAGGATGACGGTAAGAACAATAAGGCTGAAAACAGTGACAAGAAAACGGAAGAAAAATCCGAGGATAAAAAAGTAAAGAGTACCGGAAAACGGGTATATATCTACGACACCCACCAGGATGAAAGCTATAAGGGTGGCAAAACGGTGCTGGATGCTGCGGCAATTCTGGCGCAGAAGCTGGAGGACCGCGGCATTAAGGTGGTTCTGGAAACCAATGATTTCATCCGTTACCGTGATACGCATGGACTGACGTATAATGAATCCTATGTGGTATCCTATAAATATCTAAACGAAGCGCTTGTGAATTACGGCGGCTTTGATATGTGTCTGGATCTGCATCGTGACAGCATTCCAAGGGAAGCGAGCTATATCAATATCGATGGTAAGAATTATGCCAAGGGGATGTTTGTTGTCGGTGGTCTTGGGAAAAATGCCAAGACGGCAACCAAGCTGTCCACGACATTAACTGACACGATCAATGCAAAGAAGAATGGTATCATGAAGGGGGTCATGACAAGGGAGGCCTATTATAATCAGGAGGTTGCCAAAAACATTGTATTGATGGAGCTTGGCGGTGATGTAAACACCTTCGAGGAGGTTTCAAACTCCCTGGATGTTATTGCAGACGGTATTCATGATGTACTGACAAAGGAGTGA
- a CDS encoding methionyl-tRNA formyltransferase, whose product MGTPEIAVSMLERLWSDGYRIIGVVSQPDKKVGRKQVLQMPPVKQAALAHDIAVYQPIRIRDDYEELMQLDIDLIVTCAYGQFIPSKLLEHPTYGSVNVHASLLPKLRGGAPIHKAIIEGHAESGVSIMRMVKKMDAGAVMAQSHVTIEDEDTMGSLYDKLAVSGAQLLSESIPKIIDGSAVFVEQNEAEATFAYTIQKEEEHADFRRDVESVYNHIRGLIPAPCAYALVNGKKLKFHKVRRLSKKGSAACGEIIGMVDGGYAIACADGLILADELQLEGKAKMEAKVFFNGSGKNLIGCIVE is encoded by the coding sequence ATGGGCACGCCGGAAATTGCCGTGTCTATGTTGGAACGGCTGTGGAGTGACGGCTATCGGATCATCGGTGTTGTCAGTCAGCCGGATAAAAAGGTAGGAAGAAAGCAGGTGCTGCAGATGCCGCCGGTAAAGCAGGCAGCTTTGGCACATGATATCGCCGTGTATCAGCCAATCCGAATACGGGATGATTATGAGGAGCTGATGCAGCTGGATATCGATTTGATTGTAACCTGTGCATATGGGCAGTTCATCCCTTCGAAGCTGCTGGAGCATCCGACCTATGGCTCAGTCAATGTGCATGCATCGCTGCTGCCAAAGCTGAGAGGCGGGGCACCGATTCATAAGGCAATCATCGAAGGGCATGCGGAAAGCGGTGTATCCATCATGCGCATGGTGAAGAAAATGGATGCCGGTGCTGTCATGGCGCAAAGTCATGTGACGATTGAAGATGAGGATACGATGGGGTCCTTGTATGATAAGCTGGCCGTTTCCGGTGCACAGCTGCTGAGTGAAAGCATTCCGAAAATCATTGACGGAAGTGCTGTCTTCGTGGAACAAAACGAAGCGGAAGCAACGTTTGCCTACACCATTCAAAAGGAAGAGGAGCATGCTGATTTCAGGAGAGATGTAGAAAGCGTCTATAATCATATCCGTGGTCTGATTCCTGCACCCTGTGCCTATGCGCTTGTAAATGGCAAAAAGCTGAAATTCCATAAGGTGCGCAGACTGAGCAAAAAGGGAAGTGCCGCCTGCGGAGAAATCATCGGTATGGTGGACGGCGGTTATGCGATTGCCTGTGCCGACGGACTGATTCTGGCAGATGAGCTGCAGCTGGAAGGAAAAGCGAAGATGGAGGCAAAGGTCTTCTTTAACGGCAGCGGGAAAAATCTGATTGGCTGTATCGTGGAATAA